In Bythopirellula goksoeyrii, a single window of DNA contains:
- a CDS encoding glycosyltransferase — protein MSIGNMRERRIRVLFLVTSMPVGGAETLLMNLVRRLDRQQFLPEIACLKDRGPLGEQLATEIPVYCNLLANKFDLRVLYRLWKLMRTRNIDAVVTVGAGDKMFWGRLAAKLAGVRVVISALHSTGWPDSIGRLNRLLTPLTDAFVGVAQAHTKHLVEGEGFPPSKVHTIFNGVDTTRFRPGDKLAVRRELGLPLDSKVVAILAALRPEKNHALFLEGAARILQAEPSAQFLVIGDGPLQEQLTKQAKVLCIEEVTHFLGSRSDVERVLQAVDVVALTSHNEASPVSILEALSCGVPVVSADVGSVGETVLEGLTGKLFPAGDMEAFVSKTLELLADEEFRSQLGKAGRSRTREKWSLDSMVHGYENLVRTLVAAKGSTVTVHTPIRPQVPFSAQ, from the coding sequence AAAGACGGATTCGAGTACTGTTTCTCGTGACCAGTATGCCTGTCGGTGGAGCGGAAACTCTGCTGATGAATCTAGTGCGTCGTTTGGACAGACAACAATTTCTCCCGGAAATTGCCTGCTTGAAAGACCGCGGTCCTCTAGGAGAACAATTGGCGACGGAGATTCCGGTTTACTGCAACCTTCTAGCCAATAAGTTCGACTTACGTGTCTTGTATCGATTGTGGAAACTGATGCGGACGAGGAATATCGATGCCGTTGTTACCGTTGGAGCCGGCGATAAAATGTTTTGGGGCCGATTGGCAGCAAAACTGGCCGGAGTCCGTGTGGTGATTTCCGCCTTGCACAGTACAGGCTGGCCAGATTCGATTGGTCGGCTGAATAGGTTACTTACACCACTAACCGATGCGTTCGTAGGAGTCGCCCAAGCGCACACTAAGCATCTTGTCGAAGGCGAAGGTTTCCCACCTTCTAAAGTCCACACAATCTTCAATGGCGTGGATACGACTCGCTTTCGTCCTGGCGACAAGCTAGCAGTTCGTCGCGAGCTTGGATTGCCACTCGATTCAAAGGTAGTGGCGATTCTGGCCGCACTGAGACCTGAAAAGAACCATGCTTTGTTTCTTGAAGGAGCGGCGAGGATTCTACAAGCTGAACCTAGTGCACAGTTTCTTGTGATAGGCGATGGCCCATTGCAAGAACAATTAACAAAGCAAGCGAAGGTTCTCTGCATCGAAGAGGTTACCCATTTCCTTGGCTCCCGTTCCGATGTTGAACGTGTTTTGCAAGCTGTCGACGTTGTAGCGCTTACTTCACACAATGAGGCCAGTCCAGTATCGATTCTCGAAGCACTCAGTTGTGGAGTCCCTGTGGTATCGGCAGATGTGGGATCTGTGGGTGAGACGGTTCTCGAAGGATTGACCGGCAAGCTCTTCCCTGCTGGAGATATGGAGGCATTTGTCTCTAAGACATTGGAGTTGCTTGCCGACGAGGAATTTAGAAGCCAACTTGGGAAAGCCGGCCGAAGTCGAACGAGAGAAAAATGGTCTTTGGACTCGATGGTCCACGGCTACGAAAATTTGGTTCGCACTTTGGTTGCGGCAAAAGGAAGCACAGTGACGGTTCACACTCCCATTCGCCCCCAAGTTCCTTTTAGTGCCCAATGA
- a CDS encoding lysophospholipid acyltransferase family protein: protein MFTETLLTWTARIISGVSVRWVDSQPDTCQRVYFANHTSHLDVVLVWSALPADVRHLTRPIAAKDYWEGGSIRRHLAKVFNAMLIDRKEIKVHQSPVDMMLREIGKTHSLILFPEGGRSPGEEVGEFKSGLYYLGKKRPDLELIPVYINNMNRILPRGEFLPVPLLSSLTFGPPIWLEAGEPKIDFLARARDAVLSLKEN from the coding sequence ATGTTTACTGAAACGCTCTTAACCTGGACCGCTAGAATCATCAGCGGCGTGAGCGTGCGCTGGGTGGACTCGCAGCCCGATACTTGCCAGCGAGTCTATTTCGCCAATCACACGAGTCATCTTGATGTGGTCTTAGTATGGTCCGCATTGCCGGCGGACGTGCGACATTTGACCCGACCAATCGCAGCCAAGGACTATTGGGAAGGTGGCTCAATTCGTCGCCATCTGGCCAAAGTGTTTAATGCGATGTTGATCGACCGCAAGGAAATCAAAGTTCATCAGAGCCCTGTCGACATGATGCTGCGCGAAATCGGTAAGACGCATTCGCTCATTCTGTTCCCTGAAGGGGGCAGAAGTCCAGGCGAAGAAGTGGGGGAGTTCAAGAGTGGACTCTATTATCTAGGAAAGAAACGCCCTGATCTGGAACTGATCCCCGTGTACATCAACAATATGAATCGAATCCTGCCACGGGGAGAATTCCTCCCCGTACCACTGTTGTCGTCTCTGACATTTGGCCCACCCATTTGGCTTGAGGCGGGTGAACCGAAGATCGATTTTCTGGCCCGCGCACGAGATGCCGTACTCAGTCTGAAGGAAAACTAA
- a CDS encoding phosphatidate cytidylyltransferase gives MRDWALLGTVLALLSLATLGGQWLKRQTSMGLDGKAVDAFNSRIQAWWFFSIVLGISFFHPILTVVLFGMLAFWALREYITLTPTTMGDHRALFWVFFLFTPAQFVLVGFNMYSLYSVLIPVYAFLFIAARAAISGDYHRFLERIAKIQFGLFVCVYCLSFVPALLFLECQSTEGDESASARLLFFFITMVLFSELAQFLCSRLFGKHLITETIDESRTWEGVVGGAAATALLGSLLFWATPFKYLWQVATMSILISMMSSAGALTMAAIRKDRGEVRSGTLIEGHGGVLSRIDAICFAAPVFYHLTLVFFGRAAG, from the coding sequence ATGAGAGACTGGGCATTATTGGGCACGGTGTTGGCCCTTTTGTCACTGGCAACACTTGGCGGTCAATGGCTGAAACGACAAACAAGCATGGGACTCGACGGAAAGGCCGTTGATGCGTTTAATAGTCGCATTCAGGCTTGGTGGTTTTTTTCAATCGTGCTGGGAATCTCCTTTTTCCATCCCATCCTCACCGTCGTTCTATTTGGCATGCTAGCCTTTTGGGCATTGCGTGAATACATCACACTGACCCCCACCACGATGGGCGACCATCGAGCACTCTTTTGGGTATTCTTTTTGTTTACCCCTGCTCAGTTCGTTCTCGTAGGATTCAACATGTATTCGCTCTATAGCGTGCTGATCCCTGTGTATGCTTTTCTATTCATTGCAGCTCGGGCTGCCATCTCGGGTGACTACCATCGCTTTTTGGAACGCATCGCCAAGATTCAGTTCGGCCTGTTCGTTTGTGTCTACTGTTTGAGCTTTGTACCGGCTTTGTTGTTTCTTGAGTGTCAGAGTACCGAGGGAGATGAATCGGCAAGTGCTCGGCTCCTGTTCTTCTTCATCACGATGGTGCTCTTTTCTGAGTTGGCACAGTTCCTTTGCAGCCGGCTCTTTGGTAAGCATCTGATCACTGAAACCATCGATGAATCTCGCACCTGGGAAGGGGTCGTCGGGGGAGCAGCTGCAACGGCCTTGCTGGGGTCGCTGTTGTTCTGGGCCACACCTTTCAAATACCTCTGGCAAGTGGCCACCATGTCGATATTGATCTCAATGATGTCCTCGGCTGGTGCATTGACCATGGCAGCTATCCGGAAAGATCGAGGGGAAGTACGCTCAGGTACGCTTATCGAGGGTCATGGCGGCGTGTTGAGCCGAATTGATGCCATTTGTTTTGCGGCACCGGTGTTCTACCATCTCACGCTCGTGTTCTTTGGTAGGGCAGCCGGCTGA
- a CDS encoding MFS transporter: MSQGAVLEVDYRPSLLERLGVVFLLLLASHFVVDALATLLPSSLGLIEVRSGLSHSQAAWLLGLGSFTSGLAQPLCALISDRLRTRVLTVVGITVAGIGFAMLGLTTNAIALSTIYVLGMIGVGIFHPIAATTVAQLHYHRRNSATGIFFVAGMIGGVFGAILWPRWLSTTGGFGNLPLMVAPILILAFFLHRKLLVLPPIKQHQWHTADLSLLRGNWANIIVLYAASAMRYCINTSLVYLFVRWTEQVISLEHASMSAEAVAKQAAPIVGNLNACMILGMAIGGLMGGTFVAPGREKWPLVWVPLCFCPVLALFPHLSIQASYVLAVMAGVGFASMIPVTVALAQHLLPHRANFASSLMMGGAWVVATIGPRSAEFGVTHLGIETTFALLAAVLAISGIVCCLFREPKGLTVAP; the protein is encoded by the coding sequence ATGAGTCAAGGAGCAGTACTTGAAGTCGACTACCGCCCCAGCTTGCTCGAACGGTTGGGCGTTGTGTTTCTCCTGCTGTTAGCATCCCATTTTGTGGTCGATGCTCTGGCAACATTGCTTCCATCGAGCCTAGGTCTGATTGAAGTTCGAAGCGGTTTGAGCCACTCACAAGCCGCCTGGCTTTTGGGTTTGGGCTCATTTACTTCAGGTCTTGCTCAACCCCTCTGTGCACTGATAAGCGACCGGCTGAGAACGAGAGTCTTAACCGTCGTGGGAATTACCGTAGCAGGAATTGGTTTTGCAATGCTAGGCCTCACTACGAATGCAATCGCCCTATCGACAATCTATGTCCTGGGAATGATCGGTGTGGGTATATTCCATCCTATCGCAGCTACTACTGTTGCCCAACTTCACTATCATCGCCGCAATTCAGCTACGGGCATCTTCTTCGTGGCAGGGATGATCGGAGGAGTATTCGGAGCTATTCTTTGGCCACGATGGTTATCTACCACCGGTGGATTCGGAAACTTGCCGTTGATGGTTGCTCCAATCTTAATACTTGCTTTCTTCTTGCATCGCAAGCTTTTGGTACTCCCTCCCATCAAGCAGCACCAGTGGCATACTGCCGATTTGAGCCTTTTGCGCGGCAATTGGGCGAACATCATCGTGTTGTACGCTGCCTCTGCTATGCGGTATTGCATAAATACCTCGCTCGTATACTTGTTCGTACGTTGGACAGAGCAAGTGATTTCTCTCGAACATGCCTCTATGAGTGCAGAAGCAGTGGCAAAGCAGGCGGCACCGATCGTGGGGAATCTCAACGCCTGTATGATTCTCGGTATGGCGATAGGTGGCCTCATGGGAGGCACTTTCGTGGCACCGGGCCGTGAAAAATGGCCGCTCGTATGGGTTCCCTTGTGCTTTTGCCCTGTGTTGGCACTATTCCCTCACCTAAGTATTCAGGCGAGTTACGTATTGGCCGTGATGGCAGGTGTGGGCTTTGCTTCCATGATTCCCGTCACTGTCGCTTTGGCTCAGCATCTCTTGCCACACCGGGCAAATTTCGCCTCCAGCTTAATGATGGGCGGGGCCTGGGTTGTGGCCACGATCGGCCCACGCTCGGCAGAATTTGGCGTTACTCACCTAGGAATTGAAACCACGTTTGCGCTGCTAGCCGCCGTGCTGGCCATTTCAGGTATTGTCTGCTGTTTGTTTCGAGAGCCCAAAGGGCTGACGGTGGCTCCTTGA
- a CDS encoding SMP-30/gluconolactonase/LRE family protein translates to MRIAPFYFFSAVILTQHLAAQESANFPTIGEIVRVDPLLDELIASDSRIEVLASGFDWSEGPVWIPRDGGFLLFSDVPQNTIFKWQPGKGISTYMKPSGYTGVGSYSSEPGSNGLTLNPDGQLVFCEHGDRRVSVMVWGEGKRTLADNWEGKWFNSPNDVVCHSNGDVYFTDPPYGLPNREPDDKHGYGGCGVFRIAKTGKVSLLTDEMTRPNGIVLSPDEKTLYVAQSDSKAPIIRAFDLKDDSTLTNSRIFYDASSEYGKRKGSPDGMTIDAQGNLFATGPGGVHVISPEGKLLGRIDTGEATANCCWGDDGSVLYLTADMYLCRVQTKTMGKPW, encoded by the coding sequence ATGCGTATCGCACCCTTCTACTTCTTTTCGGCCGTCATTCTGACTCAACACCTTGCAGCCCAAGAATCTGCCAACTTCCCCACGATCGGTGAGATTGTCAGAGTAGATCCTCTATTGGACGAGCTTATCGCCTCTGACTCTCGCATCGAGGTGTTGGCCTCAGGCTTTGATTGGTCGGAAGGTCCTGTCTGGATTCCCCGCGATGGCGGGTTCTTGCTTTTCTCAGATGTCCCCCAGAACACGATCTTCAAGTGGCAACCAGGTAAAGGAATCTCCACCTACATGAAGCCTTCAGGCTACACTGGAGTGGGCAGTTACAGCAGTGAGCCCGGCAGTAATGGGCTCACCCTCAACCCCGATGGTCAGCTAGTGTTCTGTGAGCACGGTGATCGCCGCGTCTCGGTAATGGTTTGGGGTGAAGGGAAACGAACTCTCGCAGACAACTGGGAAGGAAAGTGGTTCAATAGTCCCAATGATGTTGTTTGCCACTCCAATGGAGATGTCTATTTCACCGACCCTCCCTATGGCCTGCCGAATCGAGAACCTGACGACAAACATGGCTACGGCGGCTGTGGGGTTTTTCGCATTGCAAAGACCGGCAAAGTTTCGCTTCTCACCGACGAAATGACGCGACCTAATGGCATTGTCCTCTCTCCCGACGAAAAGACTCTCTACGTCGCTCAGAGTGATTCGAAAGCTCCGATTATTCGGGCCTTCGACTTGAAAGATGACAGCACTTTGACCAATAGCCGAATCTTCTATGATGCCAGTAGTGAATATGGAAAGCGGAAAGGCTCGCCAGATGGAATGACCATCGACGCCCAAGGCAATTTATTCGCGACCGGCCCCGGAGGTGTTCACGTTATTTCGCCTGAAGGAAAACTGCTGGGTAGAATCGACACGGGTGAAGCAACCGCGAATTGCTGCTGGGGCGACGATGGATCGGTGCTATATCTAACTGCCGACATGTACCTGTGTCGCGTACAGACGAAAACCATGGGAAAACCATGGTGA
- a CDS encoding nitroreductase family protein, protein MNTQKQATPDHPIHELLTKRWSPYAFAERPVTNEDLRSLFEAARWAPSSYNEQPWSYIVAKKEDKEAFQQMLSCLVEGNQEWAQAAPALALGCTSLKFSRNDKPNAAALHDLGLASANLTFEATARDMFVHQMIGILPDKARELYDIPEDVQPLTGLAIGYAAEPDNLSEKYKERDTTARERKPLSEFIFSDSWGTASELAKNR, encoded by the coding sequence ATGAACACGCAAAAACAAGCGACCCCCGACCATCCCATTCACGAATTGCTCACAAAACGCTGGAGTCCATATGCATTTGCTGAGCGCCCAGTTACCAATGAAGACTTGCGTTCGCTATTCGAAGCGGCGCGCTGGGCCCCTTCGTCCTACAATGAGCAGCCTTGGAGCTACATCGTGGCGAAAAAGGAAGACAAAGAAGCTTTCCAACAAATGCTCTCATGTCTAGTCGAAGGGAACCAGGAATGGGCCCAAGCTGCACCCGCACTCGCCTTGGGCTGCACGAGTCTGAAGTTCTCTCGCAATGACAAGCCTAACGCCGCAGCCCTCCACGATCTTGGTCTCGCAAGTGCCAACCTTACTTTCGAGGCAACAGCACGGGACATGTTCGTTCATCAGATGATCGGCATTCTGCCAGACAAGGCCAGAGAATTGTACGACATCCCGGAAGATGTGCAGCCTCTGACAGGGCTAGCCATCGGCTATGCAGCTGAACCGGACAATCTCAGTGAGAAGTACAAAGAGCGTGACACAACGGCAAGAGAGCGCAAGCCATTGTCTGAGTTTATCTTTAGTGATTCGTGGGGAACTGCATCAGAGTTAGCAAAGAACAGGTGA
- a CDS encoding DnaA ATPase domain-containing protein yields the protein MEDSDRLSALRTDLVNRLGKERYDLWIGTQTTFEFAADTLQVGCPTAFEVQFLRRRLHSHLVEGGSLIAGKEFAVEYFVRPAPPVESTCDQPIHMQQQLFEEGLKTNSDRADLSQSPVAANPNCIPSVATISGSQNRRKPTYSKPSKSTFSGFVTGPCNELALRTAKTVAGRLGHYGPLLLYGPAGVGKTHLQHAIVQEVRSTTPRIRAIRLTAEQFTSEFLEALNGRTSPSFRHKYRSVDVLLIDDIQFLVGKRATLEELLITIDSLQERGKQVVLSCAGTPAELQKVSPELVTKISGGLAIPIELPDYATRLELVRQFLAQMHPVIGMSIDGEVASLIANQIAGSARQLRGAINRLIVTSEAWGKPLTADLARTVLAEYMQQITPSVRLADIQQAVCKVFQVEPSSLKSKSKSRTVAEPRMLAMWLACSLTRSALGEISEYFGRRSHSTVISAQRRIDKMVSQGTSISVADRSCKVEEAIQQVRAALRIA from the coding sequence ATGGAAGATTCGGACAGGCTGTCCGCGTTGCGCACCGATTTGGTGAATCGACTAGGCAAAGAACGATACGATCTCTGGATAGGCACCCAGACGACGTTCGAGTTTGCTGCCGATACACTTCAAGTTGGTTGTCCAACTGCGTTCGAAGTGCAGTTTTTGCGCCGCCGACTGCATTCGCATCTAGTGGAGGGAGGCTCCTTGATCGCAGGCAAAGAATTCGCCGTCGAATACTTTGTGCGACCTGCGCCACCAGTAGAGTCGACATGCGATCAGCCGATTCACATGCAACAACAATTGTTCGAGGAAGGTCTAAAGACAAACAGTGACCGAGCAGATCTTTCCCAGTCACCAGTTGCGGCCAATCCGAATTGCATCCCCTCAGTTGCGACGATAAGTGGTTCACAAAATCGTCGTAAACCAACTTACTCGAAACCCTCAAAATCAACCTTCTCGGGGTTTGTCACGGGTCCCTGCAATGAACTGGCCCTCCGCACGGCGAAAACCGTTGCCGGCCGCTTGGGACACTATGGGCCTCTGTTGCTTTATGGCCCTGCAGGTGTTGGCAAGACTCACCTCCAGCATGCGATTGTGCAAGAAGTGCGGAGCACCACCCCCCGAATTCGGGCGATTCGACTTACTGCCGAGCAGTTCACGAGCGAGTTTCTCGAAGCACTCAATGGTCGCACTTCTCCGAGTTTCCGCCATAAGTACCGTTCTGTCGACGTCCTGCTGATCGACGATATCCAATTCCTTGTCGGCAAGCGCGCTACTCTCGAAGAACTGCTAATCACAATCGACTCGTTACAAGAACGCGGCAAACAAGTCGTGCTGTCCTGTGCAGGCACGCCTGCGGAGCTGCAAAAGGTGAGTCCTGAACTGGTGACCAAGATTTCGGGAGGGTTGGCCATTCCAATCGAACTACCCGACTACGCCACGCGGCTGGAACTCGTCAGACAGTTTCTCGCTCAGATGCACCCGGTAATTGGCATGTCAATCGACGGCGAAGTCGCTTCACTCATCGCAAATCAGATCGCTGGCAGCGCCCGTCAACTGCGTGGTGCGATCAATCGCCTGATTGTCACCAGCGAGGCTTGGGGCAAGCCACTGACGGCGGACCTTGCTCGTACCGTTCTTGCCGAATACATGCAACAGATTACCCCCTCGGTAAGACTCGCGGACATCCAGCAAGCCGTTTGCAAGGTGTTCCAAGTCGAACCAAGCAGTCTCAAATCGAAAAGCAAATCGCGTACCGTGGCTGAGCCAAGAATGTTGGCCATGTGGCTGGCATGTAGCCTCACTCGCTCCGCCTTGGGTGAGATCAGCGAATACTTCGGACGCCGCAGCCATAGTACGGTGATCTCCGCGCAGCGCCGCATCGACAAGATGGTCAGTCAAGGCACCAGCATTTCAGTAGCCGATCGATCCTGTAAAGTCGAAGAAGCAATTCAGCAAGTGCGGGCGGCATTGAGGATCGCATAG
- a CDS encoding DUF1501 domain-containing protein: MPPQHNFCGRTRREFLWQAGAGFGATALAGLLSKDGFFSSADASTLSQRPAPSAAKAKSIIFLFMYGGPSHIDTFDYKPSMIGMDGKTVAVKTHGRGGHKNSGRIVEPRWKFRQYGECGKWVSDLFPHLAHHVDDIAFLHSMTAESPIHGSAMLMMNSGKLQSGSPCLGSWVNYGLGSENSNLPGFVVMLDPSGGPISGAKNWSNGYMPATYQGTVFRTAGAPILDLQSPRGMTRELERDLLDAISSANGKHLALRADNSELAARIASYELAYDMQVSAPEAVNLADETQATLDLYGVGKQTTNDFGTRCLLARRLVERGVRFIQLYSGGSHNDHNWDAHGDLVLNHNKHAGATDQPIAALLADLKQRGLLEETLVVWGGEFGRQPTAEYSKGTGRDHNSAGFTMWMAGGGIRGGVSVGQTDELGSRAIEHEMHVKRLHATVLSQLGFDPNRLSYFYNGLDQKLVGVEHVEPIRDIVA; this comes from the coding sequence ATGCCCCCTCAACACAACTTCTGCGGTCGCACTCGTCGCGAATTCCTTTGGCAGGCCGGCGCTGGCTTCGGGGCAACAGCCCTAGCTGGATTGCTTTCGAAAGACGGATTCTTCTCCAGCGCCGACGCATCTACGCTCTCACAGAGACCTGCTCCTAGTGCCGCCAAAGCCAAGAGCATAATCTTCCTGTTCATGTATGGCGGACCAAGTCACATCGACACGTTCGACTACAAACCAAGTATGATCGGCATGGATGGCAAAACGGTCGCCGTCAAAACGCATGGCCGCGGGGGGCATAAGAACTCGGGACGTATCGTCGAGCCTCGCTGGAAATTCCGTCAATATGGCGAGTGCGGCAAATGGGTTAGCGATCTATTCCCTCACCTTGCCCACCACGTTGATGACATCGCATTCCTACACTCGATGACTGCCGAATCGCCTATCCATGGCTCAGCGATGTTGATGATGAATTCAGGCAAACTCCAATCGGGGAGCCCCTGCCTGGGGTCTTGGGTGAATTACGGACTGGGAAGCGAAAACAGCAACCTCCCCGGATTTGTTGTGATGCTTGATCCCTCTGGCGGACCAATCTCTGGCGCAAAGAACTGGTCGAATGGCTACATGCCAGCGACCTATCAGGGGACTGTTTTTCGCACCGCAGGGGCACCAATTCTTGATCTTCAGTCGCCCCGCGGAATGACGCGGGAGCTAGAACGCGATCTCCTAGATGCAATTTCTAGTGCCAACGGGAAGCATCTGGCTCTTCGCGCGGACAACAGCGAATTGGCTGCCCGGATTGCCAGCTACGAATTAGCCTACGACATGCAAGTTTCGGCCCCCGAGGCGGTCAACCTCGCTGATGAGACCCAAGCGACGCTCGATCTCTACGGCGTTGGCAAACAGACGACAAACGACTTCGGTACACGCTGCCTACTTGCCAGGCGACTTGTCGAACGAGGTGTACGCTTCATCCAGTTGTACTCGGGGGGTTCACATAACGACCACAACTGGGATGCCCATGGCGACTTGGTGCTCAATCACAACAAGCATGCAGGAGCGACTGACCAGCCCATCGCCGCCCTCCTTGCCGATCTTAAGCAGCGTGGCCTTCTAGAAGAGACCTTGGTAGTTTGGGGGGGAGAGTTCGGTCGCCAGCCCACTGCAGAGTATTCCAAAGGCACCGGTCGCGACCACAACTCGGCAGGCTTTACGATGTGGATGGCAGGCGGCGGTATCCGGGGAGGCGTATCAGTCGGCCAGACCGATGAACTCGGAAGTCGTGCCATTGAGCACGAAATGCACGTCAAGCGCTTGCACGCCACCGTGCTAAGCCAACTCGGCTTTGATCCCAATCGACTCAGCTATTTCTACAACGGACTCGATCAAAAACTAGTCGGCGTCGAACATGTGGAGCCAATTCGGGATATAGTGGCCTAG